In the genome of Neofelis nebulosa isolate mNeoNeb1 chromosome 6, mNeoNeb1.pri, whole genome shotgun sequence, one region contains:
- the LOC131513599 gene encoding nascent polypeptide-associated complex subunit alpha, muscle-specific form-like: MHRACGLEPRCPQLKPSGALFPADSPPECNHRNVNPAMKDSPGPLDSPRLRKLRIPATLTAQFLSARLLPRGQNCPSRRADFPSPSANTSLNLKSTPGKPESEPDQPRPPGPPSPDARGQGLPSTRSSAHLVPGPRGGCRMHRGLPQPSTRPHPPPEVASGTPEALGCRSIRTRPTTGQSTKSPRTALNEDVTVSRAPASRQPRGRVSATLSSAPRAGESRLF; the protein is encoded by the exons ATGCATAGGGCATGTGGATtggaacccaggtgcccccaactaaAGCCCAGCGGGGCCTTGTTCCCAGCTGATTCACCACCTGAGTGCAACCACAG GAATGTTAACCCCGCAATGAAAGACAGCCCGGGCCCCCTAGACAGCCCTCGCCTTCGCAAACTCCGCATCCCTGCCACGCTGACTGCTCAATTTCTATCCGCCCGCCTTCTCCCTCGCGGCCAGAACTGCCCTTCCAGGAGGGCCGATTTCCCAAGTCCCAGCGCAAACACCTCCCTGAACCTCAAGTCCACACCGGGAAAACCGGAGAGCGAGCCCGACCAGCCACGCCCACCCGGTCCCCCTTCGCCGGACGCCCGAGGACAGGGGCTCCCGTCCACACGGTCCAGCGCCCACCTGGTGCCCGGTCCGCGCGGCGGGTGCAGAATGCACCGAGGGCTCCCGCAGCCCAGCAcacgcccccacccaccccccgagGTGGCCTCAGGCACCCCGGAGGCACTCGGCTGCCGCTCAATACGTACTCGTCCGACTACCGGTCAGTCCACCAAAAGCCCAAGGACCGCGCTCAACGAAGACGTCACGGTCTCGCGAGCGCCAGCCTCCCGGCAGCCCCGAGGCCGAGTCTCCGCAACTCTTTCTTCCGCCCCACGGGCAGGCGAGTCTCGGCTCTTCTAG